One Gadus morhua chromosome 13, gadMor3.0, whole genome shotgun sequence genomic window carries:
- the tmem43 gene encoding transmembrane protein 43: MSSTPPFSGTENSHKRVSSRSNPGFLERLGETAGGTVLGVGLFFASFYVLFTNEGRALKTASSLDEGLSLVVSLNPFSNVDYQNNDNLVHLSAKLRTLQPLHDPNYRVVVQAVQLKRQVEMYQWVESHDSRDYQENGETKTETTYNYNTEWKSELINSRHFDKEIGHENPSAMAVESVTVVAPEVRVGPFLLSKGLVEQINNFQTLRLKDFPPFEPGSFLTIYEDYFYHTPYPRRPEVGDVRVSFSYAGLSGEGFYPAPAETVSVVAMQSGENLKSYKTRSGDRLEFLYLEELSAQEVFEKEHQSNAMRTWGLRFAGWALMFLGISLTTRILYTLVDWLPVVRELVSLGLKLFAFCISCSLSLLVIASGWLFYRPLVALGLVAVALLPVLIGRARAPAKKNQ, from the exons ATGTCGTCCACACCTCCA tttTCAGGGACGGAAAACTCTCATAAGCGTGTATCGAGCCGCTCCAATCCTGGATTTCTTGAGCGCCTTGGGGAAACGGCGGGGGGGACGGTGCTGGGAGTCGGCCTGTTCTTTGCATCATTTTACGTTCTCTTTACCAATGAG GGAAGGGCGCTAAAGACCGCATCTTCACTGGACGAAGGTCTTTCTCTGGTGGTGTCCCTGAACCCGTTCTCTAATGTTGACTACCAGAATAACGACAACTTGGTTCACCTCTCCGCCAAATTACGGACCTTGCAG CCCCTGCATGACCCAAACTACAGAGTGGTGGTGCAGGCGGTGCAGCTGAAGAGACAGGTGGAGATGTATCAGTGGGTGGAGTCCCATGACAGCAG GGACTACCAAGAGAATGGAGAGACCAAAACAGAGACAACATACAACTACA ACACAGAATGGAAATCTGAGTTGATCAACAGCAGGCACTTCGATAAGGAAATAGGTCATGAGAACCCAAG TGCCATGGCGGTTGAAAGTGTGACTGTAGTGGCCCCTGAAGTCAGGGTTGGCCCATTTCTTCTGTCTAAAG GACTTGTGGAGCAAATCAATAACTTCCAGACTCTGCGGCTGAAAGATTTCCCGCCCTTCGAACCTGGCTCCTTTCTCACCATCTATGAGGACTATTTCTACCACACCCCGTACCCACGTAGACCAGAG GTAGGAGATGTGAGGGTGAGCTTCTCCTATGCAGGCCTCAGTGGGGAAGGGTTTTATCCTGCTCCCGCTGAGACG GTCAGTGTGGTAGCAATGCAGAGCGGAGAGAATCTGAAGTCCTATAAGACCAGGTCAGGAGACCGACTTGAGTTTCTCTACCTAGAGGAACTCTCAGCACAG GAAGTATTCGAGAAGGAGCACCAGTCCAATGCCATGAGGACTTGGGGGCTCAGGTTTGCTGGCTGGGCTCTTATGTTCCTTGGTATCAGTTTGACCACACGCATTCTTTACACACTGG TGGATTGGCTCCCTGTTGTCAGAGAGCTAGTTTCCTTGGGGCTGAAACTGTTCGCCTTCTGCATCTCCTGCTCGCTCTCCCTTCTCGTCATTGCAAGTGGTTGGCTGTTCTACCGGCCCTTAGTAGCTCTGGGTCTGGTAGCGGTAGCCCTCCTTCCCGTGCTCATTGGCCGCGCTCGCGCTCCAGCCAAGAAGAACCAATGA
- the LOC115557462 gene encoding rho-related GTP-binding protein RhoA-B, whose translation MAAIRKKLVIVGDGACGKTCLLIVFSKDQFPEVYVPTVFENYVADIEVDSKQVELALWDTAGQEDYDRLRPLSYPDTDVILMCFSIDSPDSLENIPEKWTPEVKHFCPNVPIILVGNKKDLRNDEHTRRELAKMKQEPVKPEEGRDMANKISAFGYMECSAKTKDGVREVFEMATRAALQARRGKKSNKCLLL comes from the exons ATGGCAGCAATTCGAAAAAAGCTGGTCATAGTGGGGGATGGAGCCTGTGGAAAAACATGTCTGCTCATAGTGTTCAGTAAGGACCAGTTCCCAGAGGTCTATGTACCCACTGTGTTCGAGAACTATGTTGCTGACATTGAGGTGGATAGCAAACAG GTTGAGCTGGCTCTTTGGGATACAGCCGGTCAAGAGGACTACGACAGATTGCGTCCACTTTCCTACCCAGATACTGATGTCATTCTCATGTGTTTCTCCATCGATAGCCCCGACAGTCTTG AGAACATCCCCGAGAAGTGGACCCCCGAGGTCAAACACTTCTGCCCCAACGTTCCAATTATCCTGGTGGGGAACAAGAAAGACCTGCGCAACGACGAGCACACCCGCCGGGAGCTTGCCAAGATGAAGCAG GAGCCCGTGAAACCGGAGGAAGGCCGTGACATGGCCAACAAGATCAGTGCCTTCGGATATATGGAGTGCTCTGCGAAAACAAAGGATGGCGTGAGGGAAGTGTTTGAGATGGCCACCAGGGCGGCGCTACAGGCCCGGCGGGGCAAGAAGAGCAACAAGTGTCTTCTGCTGTAG